Below is a genomic region from Sulfitobacter guttiformis.
TGACGCGCGGGCAGCAGCCTCAATAGTCAAAGCGACTTCTGCCGCTTCGCGGGTCCTGGGTCCGGTTCTTGCGCGCAGCTGATCTGCGGCCTCAATATCGAGGCGCGCGTAGTTGATCAGGATCTGGGTCATCACTTCCGGCGGCATGTCTGTCTCTGCGTTGAAGCAGATATCGCTGATCGCGGTAATACGACGGGCGACATCTGCGGCTTCGCGAAAGAGGTATGTCTGCAGCGAGAAACAAAAAAATGTTGGTTTGAAGCGTTTGACTTCGCGCGTGGGAACGCGCCTGCGCCAGTAGTACGAAGTTGGTCTGAGTTCGAGATAGGTTTAGCTGACAGCCATCTTCGGGCCTCCTTGGGATGGAGGTGCCGCGCGACAGGGCCGGGGTTTGTGCAAGGCTTTGTGCAAAATCCCGGGCGCCTTCACCGAAGGGCCCGGATTTATTTTGCCAATTCAATACGATGTGAGAGAAGTGGCTCCGACGGTAGGGATCGAACCTACGACCAATTGATTAACAGTCAACTGCTCTACCGCTGAGCTACGTCGGAACGGTGTGGCTCTTCTTCCATGTATATCTTTTATGGACTTGTTCTCAAGGACTTGTATGGGCGACTGGGTGAAGGTGGCTTTTCGGGCTGGTATCGGGACTGTTACCCGGACTAGATAAAGGCGTTACCCGTGGCGTTACCCCGGAGGAATTGTGGCAAAGGTTTCGGAAAAATTCATAGAAAGGTTGCGGCCGACAGTGGCACGTCAGGAGATCCCCGTGGAGGGATCTGCGGGCTTGTATCTGATAGTTCAGCCGTCTGGTGCGATGGGTTGGGCGGTTCGGTATCGGTTCGATGGCCGCCCCCGGAAAATGGTGATCGGTAAATATCCCCGTGTTTCGATACCTGATGCGCGGGCACGGGCGGCCGAGGTCATGGCGGAAGTGGCGCGCGGGATGGATGTTGCGGCGGTCAGGCTCGAGGAAACCTCACCGTCCCCCGCCTTCGTGACGGTCCGGATGGTCTTCGGAGAATATGGAAAGCGGAAACTGGATCATATGAAATCCGGCGCCGTAACGCGTCGGGAGATGGATCGGCATGTGGTGGCCCCGTGGGGCGATCGGGACATCAAGACAATCACGCGGCGCGATGTGATCCACCTCATTGACGAAATAGCGGAGGGCGGAAAAATACCGACCGCCAACCGGACGAGGGCCTATCTGTCGGCCATGATGGGCTGGGCGGCGGATCGTGAATACATCGACGCCAACCCGGCGGCGCGCATGAAGGCATACGGGAAAGAGCATGCACGTGACCGCGTCATGACGGATGAT
It encodes:
- a CDS encoding tyrosine-type recombinase/integrase; protein product: MEGSAGLYLIVQPSGAMGWAVRYRFDGRPRKMVIGKYPRVSIPDARARAAEVMAEVARGMDVAAVRLEETSPSPAFVTVRMVFGEYGKRKLDHMKSGAVTRREMDRHVVAPWGDRDIKTITRRDVIHLIDEIAEGGKIPTANRTRAYLSAMMGWAADREYIDANPAARMKAYGKEHARDRVMTDDELRSFMTACGKIKGVWGDLGMVLLLTGQRLNEIARMTTDEVMGQTLHLPTDRTKNGRAHDVPLSAPVISILEKRKDLIPENETPGYYFRSAAGTPVSGFSTARMAIDGLMGRDIPRWTFHDLRRTVATRMEGMGIPISVTEAVLNHVSGSKSGIVGIYQRHKYVTEKRDALDRWADELERIRDA